One genomic segment of Melospiza georgiana isolate bMelGeo1 chromosome 21, bMelGeo1.pri, whole genome shotgun sequence includes these proteins:
- the SLC26A11 gene encoding sodium-independent sulfate anion transporter produces the protein MAPGTGTGTGSSTSTGSGDRRLLRPPRLLLTPGPAPPRYRPAGIPLRPGTDPRGSRSAPVRARGVRAMPGSRCPLPALPVLRWLPRYSRAWLPLDVLAGLAVGLTAVPQALAYAELAGLPLQYGLYSSFMGCFAYCLLGTAKDVTLGPTAIMSLLVSSYAFQQPAYAVLLAFLSGCIQLAMGLLRLGFLLDFISCPVIKGFTSAASITISFNQVKNILGLQGIPRQFFLQLYETLRRTGETRAGDVLLGLSCLAALAGLRAMKSHLPQAVPTAPLAIRISHLIVWICATARNALVVLFAGLVAYSFQVMGCQPFRLTGSIPQGLPPFRPPPFSLAVPNGTIPFPSMLQDMGVGLAVVPLMGLLESVAIAKAFASQNGYRIDPNQELLALGVANVLGSFVSSYPVTGSFGRTAVNAQSGVCTPAGGLVTGALVLLSLAYLTSLFYYIPKAALAAVIISAVVPMFDAGIFWRLWRVQRLDLVPLCVTFLLCFWEVQYGIVAGVLVSGLLLLRSIARPPIKVSEGAVLLVQLGSSLHFPAVEHLRSSVCSRALAAASPARPVLLDCSHVSSIDYTAVLGLAELLQELHRHGLPLAFCALQEPVLQVLLSADIEGFQHFPSREEAGEALAALPGWERCRELGGSRAEPPTSPAQSTGLIQ, from the exons ATggcaccgggcaccggcaccggtaccggcagcagcaccagcaccggCAGCGGGGACCGGCGGCTCCTCCGGCCGCCCCGGCTCCTCCTCACCCCG GGTCCCGCGCCGCCCCGGTACCGACCCGCAGGGATCCCGCTCCGCCCCGGTACCGACCCGCGGGGATCCCGCTCCGCCCCAGTACGGGCCCGCGGGGTCCGGGCCATGCCGGGGTCCCGGTGCCCGCTGCCGGCGCTGCCGGTGCTGCGCTGGCTCCCGCGGTACTCCCGGGCCTGGCTGCCGCTGGACGTGCTGGCCGGGCTGGCCGTGGGCCTGACCGCCGTGCCCCAGGCTCTGGCCTACGCCGAGCTGGCCGGGCTGCCGCTGCAG TACGGCCTCTACTCCTCCTTCATGGGCTGCTTCGCGTACTGCCTGCTGGGCACGGCCAAGGACGTGACGCTGGGTCCCACGGCCATCATGTCCCTGCTGGTGTCCTCGTACGCCTTCCAGCAGCCCGCCTACGCCGTCCTGCTCGCCTTCCTCTCGGGCTGCATTCAGCTGGCCATGGGGCTCCTGCGCCTCG GGTTCCTTCTGGATTTCATTTCCTGCCCGGTCATTAAGGGGTTTACCTCAGCTGCTTCCATCACCATCAGCTTCAACCAGGTCAAG AAcatcctggggctgcagggcatcCCGAGGCAGTTCTTCCTGCAGCTCTACGAGACGCTGAGGAGGACTGGGGAGACCAG GGCTGGGGacgtgctgctggggctgagctgcctggcagcgctggcagGGCTGCGGGCCATGAAGAGccacctgccccaggctgtccccacgGCTCCGCTGGCCATCAGGATCAGCCACCTGATTGTGTGGATCTGTGCCACAg CACGCAATGCCCTCGTGGTCCTGTTTGCTGGCCTGGTGGCTTACTCCTTCCAGGTGATGGGCTGCCAGCCCTTCAGGCTCACGGGCAGCATCCCCCAGGGGCTGCCACCCTTCCGGCCACCACCCttctccctggcagtgcccaacGGCaccatccccttccccagcatgctgcag GACATGGGCGTCGGGCTGGCCGTGGTGCCGCTCATGGGGCTGCTGGAGAGCGTGGCCATCGCCAAGGCTTTTG CCTCACAGAACGGCTACAGGATTGACCCcaaccaggagctgctggctctgg GTGTTGCCAACGTCCTGGGCTCCTTCGTCTCCTCGTACCCCGTCACGGGCAGCTTTGGCCG GACGGCAGTGAATGCCCAGTCAGGGGTCTGCACCCCCGCAGGAGGGCTCGTCACAG gtgccctggtcctgctgtccctggcatACCTGACCTCTCTGTTCTATTACATCCCCAAGGCAGCGCTGGCTGCTGTCATCATCTCGGCCGTGGTGCCCATGTTCGACGCTGGCATCTTCTGGAGGCTCTGGCGGGTTCAGA ggctggaccTTGTGCCCCTGTGTGTGACCTTCCTGCTGTGTTTCTGGGAGGTGCAGTATGGAATCGTGGCTGGGGTGCTGGTTTCTGGGCTTCTCCTGCTCCGCTCCATTGCCAGGCCCCCAATAAAG GTGTCAGAGGGGGCCgtgctgctggtgcagctggggagcagcctgCACTTCCCAGCCGTGGAGCACCTGAGGAGCTCGGTGTGCAGCCGTGCTCTGGCAG cagcatccccagctcgccctgtgctgctggactGCAGCCACGTCAGCAGCATCGAttacacagcagtgctggggctggcagagctgctgcaggagctgcacaggcacGGCCTCCCACTGGCCttctgtgccctgcag